GGAAGAGTAAGAGCATATTCGCACAAGCGCAGACACACATACCAGGAGGAGTCAATTCGCCTGTTAGAGCATTCAGAGCCGTAGGGGGAGAACCCATATTTATGGAGTCTGCAGAAGGAGCTTACATGACAGATATCGATGGCAATCAATTCATTGATTTGATCAACAGCTGGGGGCCTATGATTCTAGGTCATGGCAATGGCTTGATTGCAGAGGCAGTCAAGGAAGCAGTGACCAAGTCTTTGTCGTTTGGGACGCCTACTTCGGCAGAGGTAGAGATGGCAGATCTGATCTGCTCGATGATCCCTTCGATGGACAAGGTACGAATGGTCAATTCTGGAACGGAAGCAACCATGTCAGCCATACGCGTGGCAAGAGGGTATACAGGGCGTGACAAAATCGTCAAGTGTGAAGGATGCTACCATGGGCATGGAGATTCGTTTCTAATTGCGGCAGGGAGTGGAGCTGCGACCATGGGAGAGCCAGATAGCCCGGGAGTGACCAAAGGTACTGCACAAGATACACTCACTGCTCCCTACAATGATCTCACGGCTATGTCTGAGATCGTGGCAGCACACAAGGGGCAAGTAGCTGCGATCATTCTAGAGCCTGTAGCAGGGAATATGGGTTGTGTCACTCCGGTGGCAGGATATCTCGAAGGCTTGCGCAAATTGTGTGACGATGAAGGTATTGTCTTGATATTTGATGAGGTGATGACTGGGTTTCGATTGGCACCAGGAGGAGCGCAAGAATTGTACGGGGTGAGCCCAGACATGACGACTCTGGGTAAAATAATCGGTGGAGGTATGCCAGTAGGTGCCTATGGTGGCAAAGAAGAGATCATGGATTTGGTTTCCCCCAAAGGGCCAGTCTATCAAGCAGGGACCTTGTCTGGCAACCCAGTCGCTATGGCAGCTGGTCTAGCGATGTTGCATTATCTCGATGAGCATCGAGCTCTCTATGCGCAATTGGAGGCCACACAAAATAAAATCGTCAGCGGTTTTCAATCCAATTTGGATAAACTGGAGTTGAACTATACGATCAATGCGGTGGGATCAATGTTTAGTCTTTTCTTTACCGACAAGACAGTTTTGGATTTCGATACGGCCAAGACCAGCGATTTGGACCTTTTTGGGCGGTATTTCAATGCCATGTTGGAGCGTGGAGTATATTTGGCGCCTTCACAGTTCGAAACACTATTTTTGTCCAAAGCGATTGGTGATAAAGAGATAGAGCAGATCGTAAAAGCGAACTACGAAGCACTCGAGGAAATTCATAGCGTCGATTGATTGAGCCAACTGGAGCTAAATAGCGGGGGTGAAGGAGAGTTCGAGGAGCTCGTGACTTATTTTGCCGACGTGATTTTGCCGATCGCTTTACCGGGTAGCTATACCTATAGAGTGCCGCGTAGTATGACCGATCAAATACAGGTCGGGAGCCGTGTGATAGTCCAGTTTGGTAAGAAAAAAATATACACAGGTATTGTCTCTCGTGTACATACGACTGCTCCCAAAGTCTATGAGGCCAAATTACTCATGGATTGTTTGGATAGCATACCTTCTGTCAATGCCTATCAATTGCAGTTGTTTGCCTGGATGGCAGAATACTACATGTGTACCATCGGAGAAGTTCTCAATGCAGGACTCCCCAGTGGACTCAAACTCAACAGCGAATCGTTTATTCAGCTCAACCCTGATTTTGAAGGGGCAGGGATGTCATTTTCTGATAAGGAAAACAAGATACTCGATGCACTCCAGACGAGTGATCGCTTGTCCTATGAGGATGTAGCAGATGTCTTAGGGATCAAGATGATTCATCCGGTACTCAAGGGCTTGATGCAAAAGGGGTGTATACTGCTGTATGAGCAAATCAAAGATAAGTACAAGCCCAAGACAAAAAAGATAATCGTCATCGATCCACGCTATCAGAAAGATGAAAAGGCATTGCAGGGGCTATTCGAGCAACTAGAGAAGCGGCCTAAACAGCTGGAGATTTTACTGAAGTACCTTAGCGAAACGCGAAGAGATGAAGGGGCAGGAGAGTTGTCATCTGTGGACAAGTCAGTATTGGTAGAGGCAGGCGTGTCTGTTTCGTCGCTCAAGACCTTGGTGGCCCATGGAGTTTTTATGGAGCAGGAGGTGATTGTCTCGCGTATCGACACTACCCGTCATAGTGATGCGCATGAGGCAAGTTTATCAGAGACACAGGAGGCGGCTTATACCAAAATATTGTCTGGTTTTGAAGCCAATAAACCGGTACTTCTGCATGGCATCACTGGCAGTGGGAAGACGGAGATATATATAGAACTCATCAAACAGGCCCTAGAGAGTGGAGGGCAAGTGTTGTATTTGTTGCCTGAGATTGCACTGACAACTCAAATTGTGACGCGCCTATTTAGGGTTTTTGGATCGGCAATGGGGGTATATCACTCTAAGTATTCGGACAATGAACGGGTGGAAATATGGAATCAAGTCAACGAAGGCAAGGTCAATCTGGTCGCAGGTGTGCGCTCGTCACTATTCTTGCCATTCAAAGAGCTGTCTTTGATCATCATCGATGAAGAGCATGAATCATCGTTCAAACAATACGACCCAGCACCGCGCTATCATGCACGGGATACGGCGATATGGCTTTCGCATTTGCATCAAGCAAATGTACTACTAGGAACAGCAACCCCCTCATTGGAAACCTACCAGAACGCCCTTGATGGTAAGTATGAATTGGTGGAGCTCTTGGAACGGTTTGGCACTGGGAGCCTTCCGCATTTTGAACTTGCCAATATCCTTACTGCTCGTAAGAACAAAAGAATGCAAGGCGACTTTACTCCAGAATTGGTTGCTGAGATAGAAGGAGCATTGGAAAAGAAGGAACAGGTGATTCTATTTCAGAATCGGAGAGGGTATTCTCCATACCTGATTTGCAACGATTGCAACCATGTCCCCAAGTGTCAAAGTTGTGATGTGAGTTTGACCTTTCATATGCATAGCAATAGTTTGATATGTCATTATTGTGGGCACAAGGAAGGAGTACCGATGGTGTGCGATGCGTGCGGTTCTACAGCGATGAAAACGGTGGGGGTAGGTACAGAAAAGATAGAAGAAGACCTGAAGTTGCTGTTTCCCGAAGCCCACATACAGCGGATGGATCAAGATACGACTCGTAGCAAATACGGTTATCAAAACATCATTGATCGATTTGAAAAAGGAGAAACAGATATACTCGTGGGGACGCAGATGCTGAGCAAAGGCTTGGATTTTGACAAGGTATCATTGGTAGGTGTGTTTGATTACGACCGTATCGTCCATTTTCCTGATTTTCGCTCACATGAGCGGGCATTTCAGTTGATCACGCAGGTGAGTGGTCGTGCCGGTCGAAAAAATGATCAAGGCAAGGTGATCATTCAAACAGGAGAGCCAGAAGGGGGCTTGTTAGGCTTGATATTGCGAGGAGATTACAAAGGCTTTTTTCAGCAGGAGATCTTGGAACGCAGCAATTTCAACTACCCGCCGTTTTATCGAATGATCAAAGTAGTACTCAAGCACAAGGACAATCAGATGCTCCATCGAGCAGCGCATGAGTACGTAGCATCGCTACATGGCGAACTAGGCAAGCGTAGAGTGTTGGGACCACAGACACCAG
The DNA window shown above is from Reichenbachiella sp. 5M10 and carries:
- the hemL gene encoding glutamate-1-semialdehyde 2,1-aminomutase, whose translation is MEKGKSKSIFAQAQTHIPGGVNSPVRAFRAVGGEPIFMESAEGAYMTDIDGNQFIDLINSWGPMILGHGNGLIAEAVKEAVTKSLSFGTPTSAEVEMADLICSMIPSMDKVRMVNSGTEATMSAIRVARGYTGRDKIVKCEGCYHGHGDSFLIAAGSGAATMGEPDSPGVTKGTAQDTLTAPYNDLTAMSEIVAAHKGQVAAIILEPVAGNMGCVTPVAGYLEGLRKLCDDEGIVLIFDEVMTGFRLAPGGAQELYGVSPDMTTLGKIIGGGMPVGAYGGKEEIMDLVSPKGPVYQAGTLSGNPVAMAAGLAMLHYLDEHRALYAQLEATQNKIVSGFQSNLDKLELNYTINAVGSMFSLFFTDKTVLDFDTAKTSDLDLFGRYFNAMLERGVYLAPSQFETLFLSKAIGDKEIEQIVKANYEALEEIHSVD
- the priA gene encoding primosomal protein N', whose amino-acid sequence is MSQLELNSGGEGEFEELVTYFADVILPIALPGSYTYRVPRSMTDQIQVGSRVIVQFGKKKIYTGIVSRVHTTAPKVYEAKLLMDCLDSIPSVNAYQLQLFAWMAEYYMCTIGEVLNAGLPSGLKLNSESFIQLNPDFEGAGMSFSDKENKILDALQTSDRLSYEDVADVLGIKMIHPVLKGLMQKGCILLYEQIKDKYKPKTKKIIVIDPRYQKDEKALQGLFEQLEKRPKQLEILLKYLSETRRDEGAGELSSVDKSVLVEAGVSVSSLKTLVAHGVFMEQEVIVSRIDTTRHSDAHEASLSETQEAAYTKILSGFEANKPVLLHGITGSGKTEIYIELIKQALESGGQVLYLLPEIALTTQIVTRLFRVFGSAMGVYHSKYSDNERVEIWNQVNEGKVNLVAGVRSSLFLPFKELSLIIIDEEHESSFKQYDPAPRYHARDTAIWLSHLHQANVLLGTATPSLETYQNALDGKYELVELLERFGTGSLPHFELANILTARKNKRMQGDFTPELVAEIEGALEKKEQVILFQNRRGYSPYLICNDCNHVPKCQSCDVSLTFHMHSNSLICHYCGHKEGVPMVCDACGSTAMKTVGVGTEKIEEDLKLLFPEAHIQRMDQDTTRSKYGYQNIIDRFEKGETDILVGTQMLSKGLDFDKVSLVGVFDYDRIVHFPDFRSHERAFQLITQVSGRAGRKNDQGKVIIQTGEPEGGLLGLILRGDYKGFFQQEILERSNFNYPPFYRMIKVVLKHKDNQMLHRAAHEYVASLHGELGKRRVLGPQTPVIGRIRNLYIDEIFVKIEKKGVSIKKVKELVYKLSIELKKKKEYSSLRLYFDVDPV